A genomic window from Oncorhynchus clarkii lewisi isolate Uvic-CL-2024 unplaced genomic scaffold, UVic_Ocla_1.0 unplaced_contig_9009_pilon_pilon, whole genome shotgun sequence includes:
- the LOC139404685 gene encoding serine/threonine-protein kinase WNK1-like, which translates to MSETDRFLAPFPPPPKNVNGSSSDTYLGENLGTDGVRRRRHTMDRDPKQAEHRFFRRSVICDSNATALDLPSKAVILTSPPDCEPPSLGWLSLAVPSVVVPEPCLAVAEVEADEEGGDGPCSAVLGPSVGGGTRVDGTVLQIKPCTAVLDVCGGEKGKKLSSLAAAEAPGMEEVAPSKAGEPAEEESGSVTEEMREEKEKGAAKALLEEQKREAEKKVQDDIEEVETKAIGTSLDGRFLKFDIEIGRGSFKTVYKGLDTETTVEVAWCELQ; encoded by the coding sequence atGTCGGAAACAGACAGGTTCCTAGCCCCTTTCCCTCCGCCGCCCAAGAATGTGAATGGTTCCAGCTCGGACACGTACCTTGGTGAGAATTTGGGGACCGACGGTGTCCGCCGACGCCGCCACACCATGGACCGCGACCCCAAACAGGCCGAACATCGCTTCTTCCGGCGCAGCGTCATCTGTGACTCGAACGCCACCGCCTTAGACCTCCCCAGCAAGGCCGTCATCCTCACCTCCCCGCCCGACTGCGAGCCCCCCAGCCTGGGCTGGCTCTCCCTGGCTGTCCCCTCTGTGGTGGTACCCGAGCCGTGCCTGGCAGTGGCCGAGGTGGAAGCAGATGAGGAAGGAGGGGATGGGCCTTGTAGTGCGGTATTAGGGCCCAGTGTTGGTGGCGGTACTAGAGTGGATGGTACGGTATTGCAGATAAAGCCATGCACGGCAGTATTGGATGTTTGCggcggagagaaaggaaagaagcTGTCGTCGTTAGCCGCCGCAGAGGCTCCTGGAATGGAGGAGGTGGCGCCCAGTAAAGCAGGGGAGCCCGCGGAGGAGGAGAGCGGTAGTGTTACAGAGGAGATgcgagaggagaaggagaagggggcgGCTAAGGCCCTGTTAGAGGAGCAGAAGAGGGAAGCAGAGAAAAAGGTTCAGGACGACATAGAGGAAGTAGAGACCAAGGCCATAGGGACCTCGCTGGACGGACGCTTCCTGAAGTTTGACATCGAGATCGGACGCGGATCCTTCAAGACGGTCTACAAGGGCCTGGATACGGAGACTACAGTGGAGGTGGCGTGGTGCGAACTGCAG